The window GGTTTGGCTGCAAAAAGTGGAGAGCGCTTTGCTTATGATTCTTATCGACGATTCCTAGACATGTTTGGGGATGTTGTAAGTACTTCTTCTTGATGCAGTTCTATGCATTAactttcttaattttcaactGTCAAAGCTTAATTTAATCATTGTGCTCTGCCCGATTTCTGGCTAACCAGCTTTGTCTGATTCCCTTAATTAATGCAATCCAACtaatattttggtttttgataGTATCAGTCTTGTAtctatttttcaaagtttGCTGAATTTGTTAAAACCTCCTCTTGTTGAATTTGAGGTTATGGGCATTCCACACTCCTCATTTGAGGAGAAGATAGCAAGGATGAAGCAACTGAGAGGGGTTGAGCTTGACACTGAGCTAACTGAATCTGATCTTAAGGAGCTGGTGGAGCAGTACAAGAATGTATATCTCACAGTCAAGGGTGAAGAGTTTCCTTCGGGTATCTTATCCATCCTAATTATGGAGTTAAAAGAAGCTCATGCTtgatatttttcctttttttcctttgaagtATTACAGAAGAAACTCAAGATTACATTCTTTTATTGGCATCAATTTGCAGATCCAAAGAAGCAGTTACAGTTGGCTGTTAAAGCAGTTTTCAATTCTTGGGATAGCCCAAGGGCCATTAAATATCGGAGCATTAACAAAATAAGTGGGTTGAAAGGAACAGCAGTAAACATCCAATGCATGGTGTTTGGAAACATGGGAGACACTTCAGGGACAGGTGTTCTGTTCACTAGGAATCCAAGCACTGGTGAAAAGAAGCTTTATGGGGAATTTTTAGTCAATGCACAGGTTACACACACTGGCATCACCTCTGTCTGACtactattttctttcttctttttgatgGTTTTATCATATAACAAGGCTAAAACATGTCTCTTTCTGTAGGGAGAGGATGTGGTTTCCGGAAACAGAACCCCAGAAGACTTGGATACCATGAAAAGTCACATGCCTGAACCTTACAAAGAACTTGTTATGAACTGCAAAATTCTTGAGCAACATTACAAAGATATGATGGTAAATTTTCCACTTTAAACTGGAATATCATACTTTTCTACTTATGTTATCGATTCCCGTGTTTATTCCCCTTTGTTATCTTGAATTATCAATGATAGATTATTGTACAAGTTAAGCTGTATTATATTCAGTCATACCTGATGTGTTAAACAGTTCTGACATAAACTAATCAGCCTTTTGTTTTCCCTGCAAATGTAGGATATTGAATTCACGGTACAAGAAAATAGGTTATGGATGTTACAATGTCGATCAGGGAAGCGTACTGGAAAAGGTGCAGTGAAGATAGCTGTAGACATGGTTAATGAAGGGCTTGTTGACACTCGAACTGCAATTAAGATGGTAGAGCCGCGTCATCTTGACCAACTTCTTCATCCTTGGGTAATAATTTCCACACAACAGTAGAAGCAATGAAAATCTGATGTATTCTAAAACAAGATTGAATCATTTAAAGCATAGTTCTATTTGCAACCTTGTCTATGCTTCAGGCTTGGGCAATTGTTAACAAAAGTAAACTTTGATGATTTTTCCTGTATTTCCAACATATTTCTTGTTTACTTTAATTAGTTCGAAGATCCATCTTCTTACAAAGACAAGGTGGTTGCTGTGGGCTTGCCTGCTTCTCCTGGAGCAGCAGTAGGGCAGATTGTGTTCAATGCTGAGGATGCGGAAGAATGGGATGCTGAAGGAAAGAGTGTCATCTTGGTATATGCTAATGAATTAGCTTCAAAAATGTATAGTACGGGCAAATAGTATTGATTCCGCTAGCTGAACGCTTTTATTGTTGTTTATGGTTGAAGGTAAGGACAGAGACCAGCGCAGAGGATGTTGGAGGCATGCATGCAGCTGCTGGTATCTTGACAGCTAGAGGTGGCATGACATCTCACGCAGCTGTTGTAGCACGTGGATGGGGAAAGTGCTGTGTTGCTGGCTGTTCTGATATACAAGTAAATGACATTGAGAAGGTCGACCTCTAACTCTTATACCATCTTCCCTTTCTGTCCTGCGTCATACCTGTTTCATGAAAGGGGATCTTGTAATGTTACCTTATCAATAAAGCAGGTTCTTGTGATCGGGAAAATGATGCTTAAAGAAGGAGAATGGCTCTCTGTCAACGGGGCAACGGGTGAAGTGATCCTGGGAAAACAGCCTCTCTCTCCTCCGGTATTAAGTGTTGATTTGGAAACATTTATGTCATGGGCTGATGAAATTAGGCACCTTAAGGTTTGTACAATTAACTGCTACATTGTTCTTGTCTTTTACATTAGTAGATAGAAAGAATCATAGTGGATATGCTGTTATAGGTTATGGCAAATGTTGATACGCCTGAAGATGCACTGACTGCAAGAAAGAATGGTGCCCAGGGGATTGGTCTTTGTAGGACAGAACATATGGtaatgtttttttctttcacacCTTTAGCAGCATCATATATCTGCTATTCGAATTGTTAACTGTGAATAAACCATCAAAGATAACAACAAAGGAGAGAATTGtgggaaatgaagagagatAAAGCAGGACAATTGGACGaatcacctttttttttttcttcacactGTATTTCTCCTTAAACTTCAAACAATTTATATGACAGGTATTATGGAACTTTTGTTATCTGGATCACTGATTTAAGAGACAGCATTGGTCTCACAACTCGATTTGGTCATTGGCTTAATTAGTGTAGATTATCCTAGAGCTTACATGGTTATAACCGGATTTATTGAGTTTCCAATCTTTCTTGTTTggtaattttagtttttcgCTTCAGAGGAGAGGATAAAGGCTGTGAGAATGATGATCATGGCAGTAACACCTAAACAGAGGGAAGCAGAACTAGAGCTGTTGCTTCCTTATCAAAGATCTGATTTTGAGGGAATTTTCAAGGCAATGGATGGTAACTTCCtctttttattcatttattttcttccGTAGTTTTCTGTTTGCTGGACTGACAAATTAATGGtgtttatcattttcatttgatttgcTTTGTCAATTATCTTATATTAAGTGTTTCAATTTTAGGCCTTCCTGTAACAATCCGATTGCTGGACCCTCCACTTCATGAGTTTCTTTCCAAGGGTGATGCAGAACAGATAGTATACGAATTAGCTTCAGAGACTGGCTTGAGCAAAGAAGAAGTTCTCTCAAAAATCGAGAAGCTATCAGAAGTTAATCCCATGCTTGGTTTGAGGGGCTGCAGGTTCTGTTACTTCTGATAAGCGTTTctgaatttctttcttttgtacTAGTGCTCACAATATCCCACTGCTTTAGCCATTTATCGTAGTCTGAACTAAGACCTTCTGAAAGCACATTGAAGAAGGATTCTGAGTTTAATAACCCTTTTGATGATATTGAACTATTCTGAAACTGGATTATGATACATGCAAAAAGTAGCATGTACAGAAAACGAAAGTTCCTGATGCTTCTGCTTTGTTCTGCTGTGCGTTAGAGATCAACTCTCAAAACTCCAATATGAGTTATACAGTTTATGATTTTGAGCCTTCATTTGCCAACAGGTTAGGAATATCCTCTCCTGAGCTTACTCAGATGCAAGTGCGGGCAATCTTTCAGGCTGCTGTCTCAGTAAGCAACCAAGGAGTTAAAGTACTTCCTGAGATAATGGTCCCACTAGTAGGAGCACCAGAGGTATAATTCTCTTCTGCCTTTGTgtgttttcatttatttttcttcttgttctctTAGGTTTTTCTTTAGGAAGACTGATGTTTTAAAGTGCAGGAACTAGGACACCAAGTCTGTTTAATCCACAGTGTTGCAAACGAAGTCTTCTCTGAGATGGGTTTTTCCATAAGCTATAAAGTTGGGACAATGATTGAGATCCCCAGAGCTGCCCTGGTTGCTGATGAAGTATGCTACATAGATTCTCAGTCTACcatttcttttactttgaGTTTATACTAGGCAGGTCATGATCAATAGCAAAAACCAAGTATCTTTCACAATTCCAGCATGTTGCAACAACAATCAACCTCCAGATTGGTTTCTGGTGGAAAGATTTTTAAGATTCATGCCATTCTAGTTTGGTTAAGCTTTAGGGTATCCATGTCAGAAACTTATGTAGGTTTCTCCCCAACTTAGTTCTTACATCTTTATTTCGTTTTGATAGATTGCCATGGAAGCAGAATTCTTCTCCTTTGGAACCAATGATCTGACACAAATGACGTTTGGGTTTTCTCGAGATGATGTAGGCaaatttcttcctttgtaCTTATCAGAAGGCATCTTACAAAGTGATCCATTTGAGGTTAGTCAGCGCCATTTTCATCATCCTTAAATTCCAAGGCTTCTCAGTCAAGTAAATGGAACATTTTGCTTGCAGGTACTCGATCGGAAAGGTGTAGGCCAACTTATTAAGATTGCAGTGGAGAAAGGACGGCAAGCCAGGCCTGGCCTAGAGGCAAGAACATAGTATTAGATCAATTGGAGAGCTTCCTtacaatgtttttttttctgcaATGCTTATCTCTTCTCTGCCTCTTTCCAATACCAAATCTGTaccatttttaatgaaacaggTTGGAATATGCGGGGAACATGGTGGGGAGCCTTCTTCCATTGCATTCTTTGCAGAGGCTGGATTTGACTATGTTTCATGTTCGCCATTCAGGTAATGTGATGTTTTCTCACCTCAAAGTTGGTTTCCTTAACATTTCCAGAAATCCTAAAACAAGGGAAATTCTTGGCAGGGTTCCCATTGCAAGGCTAGCAGCAGCTCAAGTTGCTCTCTGAGCACCATTCCAAGAACAACTCAGCTCCTTCCACTTTTGTCAATATAGATCAGTCATGGATGATATTGTGCAAAAATAATACCATAGTACTAAGAAATCATGCacatttttgtaaataggAAGAATCTGCCATGGTAATgttgtgttgaaatgtataaaaaaataatacaagCACTCTCTCTTTGTGGATGGAGGTCTGTTCATGTAGTGAAAGTCGTGTACAATAGCATTAAAGAAAGTGGGTCTTGGGCTTTGGGCCCAAAAGCAGACAGCAAAacgattaaaaataaaaccctagaaAAACCCCTCCATGGCTTTCGAGCTTCGCAGATCACAAAGAGGGGAAACAACATGGCGATAGAGAGCTACGTGGTGGTCCACAACATAGCAAAGAAGCACAACGTTGGAACGCTAGCTAGAAGTGCCACCGCCTTCGGCGTCAGTGAAATAATTATAGTCGGCCGCCGTGACTTCAACGCCTTCGGTAGCCACGGCTCCACTTCCCACCTCCGTTTCCGCCACTTCCATTCCCT is drawn from Theobroma cacao cultivar B97-61/B2 chromosome 4, Criollo_cocoa_genome_V2, whole genome shotgun sequence and contains these coding sequences:
- the LOC18603389 gene encoding pyruvate, phosphate dikinase, chloroplastic isoform X1; this translates as MVIGQRRVFTFGKGRSEGNKGMKSLLGGKGANLAEMASIGLSVPSGFTISTEACQEYQQNAKRLPEGLWEEILEGLKTVEEDMGAFLGDPSKPLLLSVRSGAAISMPGMMDTVLNLGLNDNMVAGLAAKSGERFAYDSYRRFLDMFGDVVMGIPHSSFEEKIARMKQLRGVELDTELTESDLKELVEQYKNVYLTVKGEEFPSDPKKQLQLAVKAVFNSWDSPRAIKYRSINKISGLKGTAVNIQCMVFGNMGDTSGTGVLFTRNPSTGEKKLYGEFLVNAQGEDVVSGNRTPEDLDTMKSHMPEPYKELVMNCKILEQHYKDMMDIEFTVQENRLWMLQCRSGKRTGKGAVKIAVDMVNEGLVDTRTAIKMVEPRHLDQLLHPWFEDPSSYKDKVVAVGLPASPGAAVGQIVFNAEDAEEWDAEGKSVILVRTETSAEDVGGMHAAAGILTARGGMTSHAAVVARGWGKCCVAGCSDIQVNDIEKVLVIGKMMLKEGEWLSVNGATGEVILGKQPLSPPVLSVDLETFMSWADEIRHLKVMANVDTPEDALTARKNGAQGIGLCRTEHMFFASEERIKAVRMMIMAVTPKQREAELELLLPYQRSDFEGIFKAMDGLPVTIRLLDPPLHEFLSKGDAEQIVYELASETGLSKEEVLSKIEKLSEVNPMLGLRGCRLGISSPELTQMQVRAIFQAAVSVSNQGVKVLPEIMVPLVGAPEELGHQVCLIHSVANEVFSEMGFSISYKVGTMIEIPRAALVADEIAMEAEFFSFGTNDLTQMTFGFSRDDVGKFLPLYLSEGILQSDPFEVLDRKGVGQLIKIAVEKGRQARPGLEVGICGEHGGEPSSIAFFAEAGFDYVSCSPFRVPIARLAAAQVAL
- the LOC18603389 gene encoding pyruvate, phosphate dikinase, chloroplastic isoform X2; translation: MVIGRRVFTFGKGRSEGNKGMKSLLGGKGANLAEMASIGLSVPSGFTISTEACQEYQQNAKRLPEGLWEEILEGLKTVEEDMGAFLGDPSKPLLLSVRSGAAISMPGMMDTVLNLGLNDNMVAGLAAKSGERFAYDSYRRFLDMFGDVVMGIPHSSFEEKIARMKQLRGVELDTELTESDLKELVEQYKNVYLTVKGEEFPSDPKKQLQLAVKAVFNSWDSPRAIKYRSINKISGLKGTAVNIQCMVFGNMGDTSGTGVLFTRNPSTGEKKLYGEFLVNAQGEDVVSGNRTPEDLDTMKSHMPEPYKELVMNCKILEQHYKDMMDIEFTVQENRLWMLQCRSGKRTGKGAVKIAVDMVNEGLVDTRTAIKMVEPRHLDQLLHPWFEDPSSYKDKVVAVGLPASPGAAVGQIVFNAEDAEEWDAEGKSVILVRTETSAEDVGGMHAAAGILTARGGMTSHAAVVARGWGKCCVAGCSDIQVNDIEKVLVIGKMMLKEGEWLSVNGATGEVILGKQPLSPPVLSVDLETFMSWADEIRHLKVMANVDTPEDALTARKNGAQGIGLCRTEHMFFASEERIKAVRMMIMAVTPKQREAELELLLPYQRSDFEGIFKAMDGLPVTIRLLDPPLHEFLSKGDAEQIVYELASETGLSKEEVLSKIEKLSEVNPMLGLRGCRLGISSPELTQMQVRAIFQAAVSVSNQGVKVLPEIMVPLVGAPEELGHQVCLIHSVANEVFSEMGFSISYKVGTMIEIPRAALVADEIAMEAEFFSFGTNDLTQMTFGFSRDDVGKFLPLYLSEGILQSDPFEVLDRKGVGQLIKIAVEKGRQARPGLEVGICGEHGGEPSSIAFFAEAGFDYVSCSPFRVPIARLAAAQVAL